In Vicia villosa cultivar HV-30 ecotype Madison, WI unplaced genomic scaffold, Vvil1.0 ctg.001953F_1_1, whole genome shotgun sequence, the sequence CGTATTTGTGCCTCCATATCCGATTGTCTTTTCGCCATAACCTCCATTTCCCGCTGATGCTCACTCCGCATTGCCCTCATTTGGGCCTCCATTTGGGCTTTCAGTGCCGCTTCACGTTCCGCCGCCTCACGCCTCACCTCATTTATCGCCAATTGTCTTACAGTGTCTCTCTGTTCATCTGTTAAAGTTACAGGACGTGAACCTCCTTCCCCGTcgagaactctttgatatagagttctatcatcagatctcaaggtgcctgccaaatttccaccaccaaaaaaacacccgttaggccccttgccgccaatgactttactccaaagataaaaatctacatctggatgaagcggctctcccggTCTTGGAGTATACTTAGGATTAGCAGTCAGAAATTGTAcaagcaatgcctgataatcatcctacacatataaaaaaagttaaatataatttagttgccacatgaatttcacgccacaaatttagttgccacatgattttcacgccacaacatgtcacatgccacatgaaaattataacacatacattctacctgtcagaattaattaataaatcagaataataataccgatttaattcatacattataacacatacattctacctgtcggaattaattaataaatcagaataataatCCCGATTTAACTCATacattataacacatacattctaACTTTGATCACCaatttgattcatatatatcaacactttatcggcacttcacaatcaccaccaaatacatcacaattcatcgcttaaagaaataccgatagcttaaccaaatataatacggatagcttaaccaaatataatacccaactttaaccaaataataccgatagcttaaccaaatataatacggatagcttaaccaaatataatactcaactttaaccaaataatatcgatagcttaaccaaatataatacggatagcttaaccaaatataatactcaacttaaccaaataataccgataacttaaccaaatataataccgatagcttaaccaaataatacagaTAGCTtaaaaaataataccgatagcttaaataACTTACCATAGCTTTTTGTGTACGACTGTCAACAAAAGCTCCTGTTTTCTTTTTCCGAGTCCTCGCAACCAGCTCGGTCATAAGTGGAGGTCTATTTAATTCCTTagtctaaataacaaaataaactataattaataatatcaattattaattgaaattataactttgagaagtggtaataattattaccatgCGACGAACATGCTCAgcagtgcttatacttccaacagcATTAAGGCAACCACCCTTTTCAGATGCTCTCATCTTCTTTGCATTTTCAAATTTGGCCGCAAACTCATCACTCTCCCAATATTTAAGAAGTTCCCGAAAGATTTATTCTCCTATCCAACTAGGACGGATGCCATgaagttcccaacgctttctaacacgtcgtagcatgtcagaaagtcgtcttgcagttctgccataataattttttttaatctgtctctctttcattggttcccacacacatttttcctgcattaaaagtagataaaataaaagttagataATTGTAGtgaaaaagttatttaaataacaataacttaaacaataaattaagtataCCTGAAATTTCGCAAACCAATGATCTCTATCATCgcccttaacatctttaaaagtctttataagctttttataattctgctgaattatataacttataactttggcagcagtccgactcggcgtgaatctaaacaacattaattgaattaacattaattataaagttataaaaaatggaaatgtatacttaaataaaaattgataaataagaaacttacgagcttccttcgggcctaataaaaaatctgccgtcaatgatatgaatctgACTCGGATCATCATCCCCTCGAAGATCACTCCCATCCAACTGATCATCCGCAGTCTCGTCCTCCGTAGTCTCATCCTCCGCCTGATCATCATCCTATGGGGGCACATGTGGGGGATGTGGGGTGGGACCagtctgtgtgggaggtggaaaactagatcctccagtctgctggaaagatgagggaccagtctgtgtgggaggtggaaaactagatcctccgGTCTGCCggaaggatgggggcacatgtgtctgctggaaggatgggggcacatgtgtctgctggaaggatgggggcatctgtgtctcctagaaggatgggggcatctgtgtctgctggaaggatgggggcatctgtgtctgctggaaggatgggtaACCAGGTGGTGGTGGGGTAATAAAAGACGGACTGTCATATGGATACTGAGAGGAGAGTAGTGGCAGAAAACCCTGAGTACTAGCCATGGACATACGATTAACCTGACTCTGCGGGGGAGGACACGTGGCCAACTAAGGTGACTGACATACTACTAATCGTGGGCGTTGGTGCTTCTTCTTACCACTATCATCAGCTACACCCTTACCTTTATCAAGCTGGGGTGGCATTTTATCTATTTATAGAGATtacacaattaatataaatatattcagcaAATGGTTCActaagtaaaattaaaaaaatataatctcaACAACTGGTTgtcattaacacattcaatacatagttcattaagtgaaattataaaaatacattttcaacAACACATATTCATTATTCTAAATCTTCGTGCTCGTCATCCACATCATTCTCATCATTTGATGTGATATTGTCCTCAGATGTAATATCTTCATGCTCTTCATCCAATATAGACGAATCAACTAGATGCCCCTCAAccattgtatcagacaaacttgtagtTTGTTCATCTGCAACCACATTATTAATTTGTTCCACTTCATCAACTTGGAAAGCAAGATCTTCTTCCACTAGATCGTCAGATTCAATATGACccattggttttgtttttatgacaacacaccaccctcgtttacgtggcacaaatgaaggataaggaacatagtaaacttgcctaacaatatgtgacattatgaaagggtattactctttgtacctccggtccatttgaatctcaacagtaccatatgtcctatctatttttgtgcctctagttggatcataccattcacaataaaacaagacaactttattttccgagTCCAAGTAAGTGTACACCAACTCATAGATATGTTTGACAAAACCAtagaagtcatcttcaccaccatctgtaactcctttcacaaaaacaccattgtttatggtctttttcccttcagtccatgtatgagtgtgaaatttatatccattcacgaagtatgtgtgccattcatttgcgctttgaatagggccttgagacaagtttctcaaatggagtatttcgggagtcggtgcaacaatgctatacattctctccttaaaccatGCTGGGAATTGAGCATGGATGACACCAgatgttgattgtacaccggTAGTATGAAAATAGGTGTTGTTGAATTCCCTAAAAAGAAACACATTATAAGTTTCAGAGTAATGAGTTTTATgattgtaaagaaaattaaaagttaggggtatgtatacttactcaagaaatggtttaacttcaacgcagttgatcaagacatgaacatgggcagattgcatttcttgttgggtcaaccaatgcacacccTTTTTTCCAGATGGACGGCCTGGAAGCCCGAAGACCGATAAAGTGAATTGACTCCTTTCACTAACATTGACAGGATTTCGAATGATTCTTGGAGTTAACATCAAATGCTTGAAatagtgactgcaaaaatgtgatgtttctcgatgcaagtaatgtgcacatatcgatccttcaactctagccttatttttcactgatcgttttgaatcacccatgaacctttcaaacggatacatccacctatattgaacaggtcctccaagataagcttcataggcaagatgcacaggtaaatgttctatggagtcaaaaaaaccaggcggaaatacttgttccaacttgcATAGAATGACTGGAATATTTCGATCCAACTTAATGACGTCATCTACTTTTAAAGCTGAAGCACAAATATCTCtgaaaaattgactaatttcagtcagtggattaagcacatgtttaggtagagaaccaaatgcaattggtagcaattgttccataaaaacatggcaatcatgacttttcataccatgcaacCTCCAGTGttggaaagtcgttgatggtccacatcaaggtAGCTCGcatagtaaaattttgtttacgtgatatatcataagtccattctccaccaatccacaacctcttcaaatcatcaattaaaggttgtaaatacacatcaattccggcttttggactcgaaggtcctggaatgacgcacgtcaaaaacatatatggttttgtcatgcacatctcgggaggaaggttgtaaggggttacaataactgaccaacaagaatacgcacttcccgacgcttgaacataaggagcaaaaccatctgagcataatccaagcctgacatttctaggtatcgcggcaaaatcaggatgtattcgatcaaagtgtttccatgcctcgccatcagatggatgccgcatagtgtctggacttgttttgtttgtatgatgccatgtcatctgacttgcactgtgcattgaagcaaacattctttttaaccttggaattatcggaagataaaacatggacttttctgctacacggtcttgattagtgttaatggctctactgcgaactttatatcttggactcatacaaaatttgcattcctccaacaatccatcttgagtaccaaactcattgtcataaaacaacatacaaccattaatgcaacaatcaatctttcttactcttaagcccaacttcgacaccaacttctttgcttcataaaatgttgtaggtaagttgtctttcatttcagttgagtccaacatcatttttacaaagaattccaaacactgatcaggaacattccaatttgacttggcggccaataatctcacacacattgataacttggaGTCAGACGAACCATCAAAAAACgacgtattcatctcattcaacaattgataaaatctctgcgcttcttcgttcggcatctcttccccatcacaatcttcaggttgatcataggtcacattcacaccaaaagcatcctcaaccatgtcaccgatctgattaaagttttcctcatattcaataggcggtctttcctcatattccattgacggacgactacttgaagcatgcgtactgctagtgtctggtacgttactcggcaatttttcaccattaTACGTCcagacccaataattttccatgaaaccccttctatacaaatgcctgaccacttcatctgggtcactaattataggtctacattcacatttaagacagggacacctaactcctcctttgcttcgacaacattcttgagcaaacgcccacgtgataaacccgttaactccttctataaaattgggtttaagtgcacgtcttcctggttccactctatcgtacatccaactacgataatacaaataatattccatactgcacatatatccaatcattctcttttttagtaacaataattaaacatttacttatatcaactataagtaaataattttctacaatataattttctaacaatatatacattctaacaatatatacattctataacaatctaaaaatattatatacattctaacattctaacaatatatacattctaacaataatacatattatatataatatttccgtttttataaaatctataattataatgacattctaaaaattatacatactataaataatattacattctacaaaattattatataatcacataaaaattaacattcaataaataatatacattctaaaaattaatctatatatatacatactacAAATAATATACATTCTAATTATTATAACATTCTATTAATTAACAAACTATAACAAATTAACAAATTATACTACAATTTATACTACAAACTACTACAAATTATAACAAACTATACTACAAATTAACCTATAATcacatcaaaaaataaataatacatactatAAATAATACAAACTATAACAAATTATAACATATAACACAAATTATAACAAATTAtaacaaactatatatatatatatatatatatatatatatatatatatatatatatatatatatatatatatatatatatatatatatatatataatcagaaaaatcagaaaaatcacataaaaaaaatcatctaaaaaaacataaaaaaatcacaaactatAACAAATCACAAACtataacaaattatatatataatcacataaaaaaaatcagaaaaattatataaataaaattgaaaaaagcaTACCTTAATGAAGTTGAAGAATGAGTGAGTTCTTATACtagaatcaaaataaaaaatcttcACCTACACATATTAAATCAAAATCAGTttcttaacaaaaaaattataaaaaaaaatggacAAGAACAAGTAGAGATTGGTTGCATACCTGAAAATGGGAGATTGTAACAAAAATAGAGGATTGAAAATGGTGGATTATGGAGGAAGtggaagaagagaggaagagggtttgggggaagaggaagaagagaataCGCAGAAAGGGGGTTCTGGGAAGAGGAGCAAGACGCGAAGACCTATATCAATattagcgacgtgattttcacgtgtctaggttgcgaagtgaaaatcacgtcgcaacaccCACACAATAATTAATGTGTTAGTCAAACTGTTGGCGTGGAATTCTAAACACGTTTGCGACGTGAAAAACACGCCGcaacaaaaaaatatgaaaatttgaaattcccccCTTTGGAATTCCCCCCTTTGTCAGACTAATTTATCTGTttacatttttcttttttttatttaaaggttgcgacgtgtttttcacttcgcaactttttttttaaaattaaatttctgacaccccatgtgccaacgttggctttatttttttattattaaaacctgatagtgacgtgattatcacgtcgcaactcactttttggagccacgtgataatcacgtcgcaacattacgTGGCTACATCCAACTTTTTTTGTAGTGTTTTCAATCCTGCGCGGAAAGAATTTTCTTGTGGGCCCCAGGTGAAATATTCTTTCGTTCCCTTTTTGCAGTGGTGCCAAATTATGGAAAGAAGATCTATCTACTTACTTTCCTTCCTTCTTCTATCTTTCCTTTGTCTTTCCACGAAACCAAACACAGTGTAAATACAAAAATTAAGCGAGCTAAACAGTCACAGCGTGTGTTGAATGAAAAGATCAAGGAAAGAAACCTAAACAAAAACATAAGAAAAAatgatagttttttttcttttgttaaatAACTGccataattttcttttttttttactaaaaaaattatgaaacatTTTTGTAGATTCAATCATTACGATTTCTATTATTTTTGCAGATTCAAAAAGTACGGATGTGTGTCATTCTTATGTTAGTAGGGGTGACCAGAGATTTTAGTTATTTTCAGTGATTTAGAGTTTGTTCACGGTAGTAAAAAACTCTGTTCGGTGGTATTTTTTTATTATGACTTGTTGTTTCTTGTGCTAGAGATGTGGTATTTATAGAGATTAATGGGCCTGAAGTTAGGGCTTCTCGAGAATGACAACTGCCCACTTAGTCTTGATAGTGAGCTGTTGAATTCCTATTTTTTAAGAAAACGTTGTTCAATCCCTTGACCTGAATTCTCTCTGATCAAGAGATGTCATTTCTCACGTTTCTCAAAACTGGGGGGAATGTTTGGTGCAAAGTTGCCCTTAGTGGTGAGCCATGTAAGGATGCCACCCATTACTAGTCGTACAGTCCCCTTGCCCTTAGTAGGTCCATCGGAAATATATGACTGCACAGTCCCTCAAGCACAAGGACTTGATAAAGGGCGAACAACTTTAAGCGTTGGAGGCATCATACTAATGAGATCATAAGCCTCTCAAGCGAGATTATATGTTGAGCTTCTCTGGTGAGACTCTAAGTCCCTCGAGTGAGGCGTTGAATCCCTCTGATGGGACTCTAAATCCTTTATGCGAGATTATATGTTAAGCATGTCTGATGGGATTCTGAGTCCCTCAGGCGGGGTGTTGAGTCTCTCGGACAAAACTTCGATCCAAACCCCCAGGCAAAACTTTTAGTTTAAGTCTCTTGGGCCATTATAAGGTCACCATTGtagttaggggtggcaaaacaggccggggcccgccgggccgcccgcgcacccgccaaaatttggcgggttgggttgggattttaggttcgccgctcgccaaaacccgccccgccaaaacccgccgcccgccatacccgccccgccaaagcccgccgctcgccaaaacccgctcctcctccaaaactcactctttttttagttaattctagtaattgcaattcttgatggtttattttatacatttatttataaatatatgtaatattttttagagtaaatttgttaaaaaattacttttataaaaaattgttttaaaaaataagtgaaaagtttaattaaaaggtaaaaaaagcatattaatctattaaaaaaatataaataaaaataggcgggtaagcccgccgcccgccaacccgccatcttggcggggcgggtatgattttaatgcccattttacttggcgggcatgcccgccccgctcgttttttggcgggcataaggcggggcgggcagcgggcggggcgggcgacccgttttgccacccctaattggaCGGGCGCCCGTGCAAactctctggtttttgtatgggagaTGACATTTGATtctgcacgggccgtgcaggTCTGCACAGGCCGTGCAGCCTTCAGAACTCCACTTTTCTTCCTTATTTCCCGATTTATTCATATgatcctgaaaacattaaaacatacaaccaaagcataaaatgacgaataatgaaataaaacactaaataatataacttaaaaatacttaaaaacaatggtaaatatatgtgtgaaaactaCTGATCAGGTTTACTGTTGGATATATGTATAATAGTTTTCTGACTCATATACTACCTTTCACAGGGGTTTGATATCCATGTTGTTGTACCAACGATGTATGCGGCTGCATACAATGACAGATTTGAATTGGACCAAACCTATACTGTGTCGAACTTCAAAGTTAAGCCGAATAAGTTGGTGTTCAAACCTTCTGCCCACAGGTTTATGGTGAGGTTTACGGGAGGAACAACTGTTTCTGATGTTAACAAACATGAGATACAGCCAAAGAAACCCAAGTTTACGACTTTTGCTGATATTATAACCGGGAAAATTCAAAAAGATATGCTTATTGGTAATATttatgtttataatgtttttctgattttttttgtcTACATGCTTACTGGTGGTATAATATATATGTTAATAGTGTTTTTCTGATGTTTCTGGTTTATATGCTTATctataatataatatatgtgtTAATGATGTTTCTctgatgtttttgatttatatgttTATCAGTTATCTATATGATAGATAATGTTTCTCTGATGTgttttgtttatatgtttttCGGTAGTCATGTTTTTCTGTTGATATATATGACTCTCAGACGTTATTGGTATCGTTGAAAGTATCGGGTATGCCCAGAAACATGGCGGAAGCAAGAAATTACAGGTTAACCTGATCCTTAGGGATGCAACGTACGTCTTTCCACCTTCAATGTTTTCCTGAGTGTCTTTTTATGTATATGCAGTTTACTAACAACCATAATTTACCATGCCCAGCAACAATACAATCAATTGCACCCTTTGGGAAACTTATGCCGCTCAGTTCTTCAAGTTTGACGAAGAACGAGTTAATACGTCCGTGCCTACTGTTCTTTTGCTTCAATATGCAAAAGTTAAAGAAGAAGGTTGGACTTTTAGTACTCTCTTATGCAATTATATAATTGTAAATATAGATTTATAGTCTTCTATTTAAAATGCAGGACAGTATCCGCTTTCGGTTATAAACACCTTCCATGTTACGAAACTACATATCAATGCAGATTTGCCACCCGTGAAACATTTCCTTGAAAGGTATCCTAAATACTTTGAGCACTGTCCTAAATAATAGTTTATGATTCCTCTTTTGCTGAATCACGAGTTTATGTTGCAGTATACCTAAGGACACTTTGATCGCGGTCTCTAGCCAGCTTAGCCTAAATTCACATAACCTCTCCCGTTCCACGAATTCTGACAATTCTAGACAAACTCCAATGCAGAGATTGTTGTCTGGTGCTTTGGCTCTGCCTCTCAGtgaaatcaagaaactgaaacAGGTTTGGGGAAATCTTCATGGATATTAACTAATTTCCAAGTTCACTGCCACCTAATACGCTAATGCCCTTGCTAAATTTATTGAATGCAGATCTCTTTCTGCGCTACCGTTGCTGAAACCAGAAAACTTATCGCGTCTTCTTTTGGCTGGTATTACCGAGCATGCCATGCGTGTCCTAAAGCTGCTCGTGGTGATAAACCTCCTTTCGAATGCGATAACAAGCATAAGACGGAGGCCGAAATATTCAGGTGAGTTTCTTAGGAAATGCTGTCGCATTCATGTTCATTACTTCCCATAAATATCTGTTTGTTCATCTTGGTCTTAATCCATTCTCCAGGTATAAAATTGAAATCGAAGCAGTGCATTTAGGCATACCTTGCAAATTCATCTTTTGGGACCGGGAATGTACGGATATATTGGAAATTTCTGCTGCTCAAATGCGGGATACAATGATACAGGTTCATTACTTATATCATTATATTCATAGATTGCTTGGTAATCAACATttgttttgttagaacaagatttgttcttatcaattatcttagttttgatgataacaataatatgaattttgcttaagataatatggtactctaatccaatgcaatttccctttcaggaaatatatataaagagtacgcataattcagcgctcagaagatgtgtctcaaatggttcagtatgcaacatcagaacatggtctggcaagacatcagaagatggtcgaagcagaatcagaacatgggtctatggaagcatcagaagaacatgagatcagaagcactgaagatcagaagatggtatcacgctcagaagcacttcaaggtcagaagatcagaagatgctatgcaccaagctgttttgactctgatgatattcaaacgtcgtattcacaaacatcagatcagaaggaagtacacgtggcagactacgctgactgacaaaaggaacgttaaagctactaaaggctacgtcagtagacacagcgtgaacaaggctcgaggtagttgacaaaagcgtataacattaaatgcgatgct encodes:
- the LOC131637236 gene encoding uncharacterized protein LOC131637236, with the translated sequence MRASEKGGCLNAVGSISTAEHVRRMTKELNRPPLMTELVARTRKKKTGAFVDSRTQKAMDDYQALLVQFLTANPKYTPRPGEPLHPDVDFYLWSKVIGGKGPNGCFFGGGNLAGTLRSDDRTLYQRVLDGEGGSRPVTLTDEQRDTVRQLAINEVRREAAEREAALKAQMEAQMRAMRSEHQREMEVMAKRQSDMEAQIRQFMQSFGGNQNMGSSAPTDQENLNEDEFPDPD